One segment of Ricinus communis isolate WT05 ecotype wild-type chromosome 8, ASM1957865v1, whole genome shotgun sequence DNA contains the following:
- the LOC8280312 gene encoding pleiotropic drug resistance protein 1, with protein MDGDIFRASNSLRRGSSSIYRNSGVDVFSRSSREEDDEEALRWAALEKLPTYDRLRKGILVSVSKGGANEIDVDNLGFEERKTLLERLVKVAEEDNEKFLLKLKNRLDRVGIEIPTIEVRFERLNVEAQAFVGTSGLPTFANFSISAIEGILNALHVLPNRKRPLTILKDVNGVIKPRRMTLLLGPPSSGKTTLLLALAGKLDPNLKFSGNVTYNGHAMNEFIPQRTAAYISQHDLHIGEMTVKETLAFSARCQGVGTQHEMLAELSRREKAANIKPDPDIDVFMKAAATEGQETSVVTDYVLKILGLEVCADTLVGNEMIRGISGGQKKRVTTGEMLVGPAKALFMDEISTGLDSSTTYQIVNSLRQSIHILNGTAVISLLQPAPETYNLFDDIILISDGQIVYQGPREHVLDFFEYMGFKCPERKGVADFLQEVTSKKDQQQYWARKEQPYTYVPVKEFAETFQSYDLGRRIGEELSTPYDKTKSHPAALSTKRYGVGKMELFKACFAREYLLMKRNSFVFIFKLCQLLVMAFIGTTVFLRTEMSKDTVTDGNIYTGALFFSLITVMFNGMSELSMTIAKLPVFYKQRDLLFFPPWAYSIPSWILKIPITFLEVGVWVFITYYVMGFDPNVERLFRQFFLLLLVNQMASGLFRFIASVGRNMIIANTFGSFALLTLFALGGFVLSREDIKKWWIWGFWVSPLMYGQNAILVNEFLGHSWSHLPANSTSNDSLGVQVLSSRGFFTESKWYWLGVIASAGYMVLFNILYTIALTVLGSFEKPTAVIADDHESSDVTGGAIQLSQVESSRRSNTESGTSRHDEANQSKKKGMVLPFEPHSLTFDNVIYSVDMPQEMRNQGVLEDKLVLLKGVSGAFRPGVLTALMGVSGAGKTTLMDVLAGRKTGGYIEGNITISGYPKKQETFARISGYCEQNDIHSPHVTVYESLVYSAWLRLPAEVDSDTRKMFVEEVIDLVELNAQRNSLVGLPGVNGLSTEQRKRLTIAVELVANPSIIFMDEPTSGLDARAAAIVMRTVRNTVDTGRTVVCTIHQPSIDIFEAFDELFLMKRGGEEIYVGPLGRHSCHLINYFEGLEGVSKVTDGYNPATWMLEVTSSAQELTLGVDFANLYRNSDLYRRNKAMIQELSKPAPGTKDLYFPTQYSQSFLTQCMACLWKQYWSYWRNPPYTAVRFWFTTFIALMFGTIFWDLGSKTSEPQDLTNAMGSMYAAVLFLGVQNSSSVQPVVAVERTVFYRERAAGMYSAMPYAYAQALIEVPYIFVQSAAYSIITYAMIGFEWDAAKFLWYLFFLYFTLMYFTFYGMMAVAFTPNHHIASIVSSAFYSIWNVFAGFIVPRTRLPVWWRWYYWGCPISWTLYGLIASQYGDVKTLIGSDGQTVEEYVEEFYGMKHDFLGVTAAVIVGITIGFAFIFAVSIKAFNFQRR; from the exons ATGGACGGTGATATTTTCAGAGCAAGTAATAGCTTACGAAGAGGGAGTTCTTCAATATATAGAAACAGTGGAGTTGACGTTTTTTCAAGATCTTCAAGAGAAGAAGACGATGAAGAAGCTCTAAGATGGGCTGCACTTGAGAAGTTACCTACTTATGATCGTTTAAGGAAAGGTATACTGGTCAGTGTATCAAAGGGTGGTGCTAATGAGATCGATGTTGACAATCTTGGATTTGAAGAAAGGAAAACTCTGCTTGAGAGGTTGGTCAAAGTCGCTGAAGAAGATAATGAGAAGTTCTTGTTGAAGCTCAAGAATCGTCTTGATAG GGTGGGAATTGAGATTCCAACAATTGAAGTCCGATTTGAGCGTCTAAATGTTGAAGCACAGGCTTTTGTAGGAACCAGCGGTTTGCCTACATTCGCTAACTTCTCTATTAGTGCTATAGAG GGTATATTGAATGCTCTACATGTCCTTCCAAACAGAAAGAGACCATTGACCATCCTTAAGGATGTAAATGGAGTCATCAAGCCACGAAG AATGACTTTGCTTTTGGGTCCTCCAAGTTCTGGAAAGACCACACTCTTGTTGGCGTTGGCTGGAAAGCTTGATCCGAATCTAAAG TTTTCCGGTAATGTTACCTATAATGGTCATGCAATGAATGAGTTTATACCGCAGAGAACAGCAGCCTATATCAGTCAACATGATCTCCACATAGGAGAAATGACTGTGAAGGAAACTTTGGCATTTTCTGCCAGATGCCAAGGAGTTGGAACCCAGCATG AAATGTTAGCAGAGTTgtcaagaagagaaaaagcaGCCAACATTAAGCCTGATCCTGATATTGATGTCTTCATGAAG GCAGCAGCAACAGAAGGTCAGGAGACCAGCGTGGTCACAGATTACGTCTTAAAG ATTCTAGGATTGGAGGTCTGTGCAGATACTCTGGTAGGGAATGAAATGATAAGGGGTATCTCTGGAGGGCAAAAGAAGCGTGTTACAAcag GAGAAATGCTGGTTGGACCTGCAAAGGCCTTGTTTATGGATGAGATTTCTACTGGCCTGGACAGCTCAACAACTTACCAAATTGTGAACTCACTAAGGCAGTCCATTCACATTCTTAATGGAACTGCTGTCATCTCCCTCCTTCAGCCTGCACCGGAGACTTATAACCTCTTCGATGACATTATTCTAATCTCGGACGGCCAGATTGTATATCAGGGTCCTCGTGAACATGTTCTTGACTTTTTTGAATATATGGGCTTCAAGTGTCCTGAAAGAAAAGGCGTTGCTGACTTCTTGCAAGAA GTGACATCTAAGAAAGATCAACAGCAGTATTGGGCACGTAAAGAACAGCCTTACACGTATGTCCCAGTGAAGGAATTTGCTGAGACTTTTCAATCATATGACTTGGGACGAAGAATTGGAGAAGAGCTTTCAACACCATATGATAAAACCAAGAGTCATCCAGCTGCTTTGTCAACCAAACGCTATGGTGTTGGAAAGATGGAGCTCTTTAAAGCATGCTTTGCAAGAGAATACTTACTCATGAAAAGGAACTCATTTGTGTTCATCTTCAAGCTATGCCAA CTTCTAGTGATGGCATTCATTGGTACTACTGTCTTTCTGAGGACTGAGATGAGCAAGGACACTGTCACTGATGGGAATATCTACACAGGTGCTTTGTTCTTCTCCTTGATCACGGTCATGTTTAATGGTATGTCAGAGTTATCCATGACCATCGCAAAGCTTCCTGTGTTTTACAAGCAAAGGGACCTTCTATTCTTTCCTCCATGGGCATATTCTATTCCCTCATGGATCcttaaaattccaattacattTTTGGAAGTTGGTGTTTGGGTGTTCATCACTTATTATGTCATGGGATTTGATCCTAATGTTGAAAG GCTTTTCAGACAGTTCTTTTTGCTGTTACTTGTTAACCAAATGGCGTCTGGTCTCTTCCGATTTATCGCATCAGTTGGAAGGAACATGATTATTGCCAATACCTTTGGGTCATTTGCACTGCTCACACTTTTTGCATTGGGCGGCTTTGTCCTGTCAAGAG AGGACATTAAGAAATGGTGGATATGGGGTTTCTGGGTATCACCACTGATGTATGGGCAAAATGCTATCCTAGTTAATGAGTTTCTTGGCCACAGTTGGAGTCAT CTTCCAGCAAACTCAACCTCCAATGATTCACTAGGAGTTCAAGTTTTGAGCAGTCGTGGTTTCTTCACAGAATCAAAATGGTATTGGTTAGGAGTAATTGCATCAGCTGGATATATGGTCCTGTTCAACATCCTTTACACCATAGCTCTCACTGTCTTGGGCT CATTCGAGAAGCCAACTGCTGTTATAGCTGATGATCATGAATCAAGTGACGTAACTGGAGGAGCCATTCAGCTATCACAAGTTGAAAGTAGTCGTAGAAGTAATACAG AGAGTGGAACAAGCAGACATGATGAGGCAAACCAAAGCAAGAAAAAGGGAATGGTTCTTCCATTTGAACCACATTCCCTCACCTTTGATAATGTTATATACTCTGTTGACATGCCACAG GAAATGAGAAATCAGGGAGTCCTTGAAGATAAATTGGTGCTTTTGAAGGGTGTAAGTGGCGCTTTCAGGCCTGGTGTTTTGACCGCATTGATGGGTGTTAGTGGTGCTGGGAAAACCACTTTGATGGATGTGTTGGCTGGTAGAAAAACTGGAGGATATATAGAGGGTAACATCACAATTTCTGGGTATCCAAAGAAGCAAGAAACCTTTGCTAGAATTTCAGGATATTGTGAGCAGAACGACATCCACTCTCCACATGTTACTGTGTATGAATCCTTAGTCTACTCAGCTTGGCTTCGTCTACCCGCTGAAGTCGACTCTGACACCAGAAAA ATGTTTGTTGAGGAGGTCATTGACCTTGTGGAGCTGAATGCACAGAGAAATTCACTAGTTGGGTTGCCCGGTGTGAATGGTCTTTCTACAGAGCAGAGGAAGAGGTTGACCATAGCAGTTGAGTTGGTGGCTAACCcctcaattatttttatggatGAGCCAACTTCAGGGCTAGATGCAAGAGCTGCTGCAATTGTTATGAGAACAGTCAGGAATACTGTGGACACAGGAAGAACAGTTGTCTGTACCATCCATCAGCCAAGTATTGACATATTCGAAGCTTTTGATGAG CTATTCCTGATGAAGAGAGGAGGAGAAGAGATATACGTCGGGCCATTGGGTCGCCATTCTTGCCATCTGATTAACTACTTTGAG GGTCTTGAAGGAGTCAGTAAAGTTACAGATGGTTATAATCCAGCAACATGGATGTTGGAAGTTACCAGTTCTGCTCAAGAATTGACTTTGGGTGTTGATTTTGCTAACCTTTACAGGAATTCAGACCTTTACAG GAGAAACAAGGCTATGATTCAGGAATTAAGCAAGCCTGCTCCTGGTACAAAGGACCTCTATTTCCCTACACAGTACTCACAGTCTTTCTTAACCCAATGTATGGCTTGCTTATGGAAGCAATATTGGTCATATTGGAGGAATCCGCCCTACACTGCAGTCAGATTTTGGTTCACAACCTTTATTGCTTTGATGTTCGGAACAATTTTCTGGGACCTTGGCTCCAAAAC GAGCGAGCCACAAGATCTTACCAATGCAATGGGTTCAATGTACGCAGCTGTTCTCTTCCTTGGGGTGCAAAATTCATCATCTGTGCAGCCTGTTGTTGCCGTTGAAAGGACCGTCTTTTACCGAGAGAGAGCTGCTGGAATGTATTCTGCGATGCCTTATGCATACGCTCAG GCCCTGATCGAGGTTCCGTACATTTTTGTTCAATCTGCTGCGTACAGTATTATAACATACGCAATGATCGGATTCGAATGGGACGCTGCCAAGTTCTTGTGGTATTTATTCTTCTTGTACTTCACATTGATGTACTTCACCTTCTACGGAATGATGGCTGTGGCCTTTACCCCAAACCACCACATTGCATCCATAGTCTCATCAGCATTCTACTCAATATGGAATGTGTTTGCAGGATTCATCGTTCCGCGAACT CGGTTGCCTGTGTGGTGGAGATGGTACTACTGGGGATGCCCCATCTCATGGACCCTGTACGGACTGATTGCATCACAATACGGAGACGTAAAGACCCTAATTGGAAGCGATGGTCAAACAGTCGAAGAATATGTGGAGGAGTTCTATGGCATGAAGCATGATTTTCTTGGAGTAACTGCAGCTGTAATTGTTGGAATCACCATAGgttttgcatttattttcGCTGTTTCCATCAAGGCCTTCAACTTCCAGAGGCGGTAG